From Salvia splendens isolate huo1 chromosome 3, SspV2, whole genome shotgun sequence, a single genomic window includes:
- the LOC121797484 gene encoding chaperone protein dnaJ 20, chloroplastic-like, whose product MSSTHLAHPLPTSRFSFPRSTRPQHHHPPHFISFRSRSAPLHIRSALNGTVSETATAMSLYDLLGIPETGSLLEIKQAYKQLARKYHPDVSPPELVEEHTQRFIQVQEAYETLSDPRRRALYDHHVASGLHLAFAARRNGRFDEEMEDRGEWKDRWQSQLSELKRRSVQKENADGMSWGARMRRERNGV is encoded by the exons ATGAGCAGTACTCACTTAGCTCACCCGCTCCCCACAAGCCGCTTCTCCTTTCCCCGCTCGACCCGACCCCAACACCACCACCCGCCCCATTTCATCTCCTTCCGCTCCCGCTCCGCCCCGCTCCACATCCGATCCGCGCTCAACGGCACCGTCTCCGAAACCGCTACCGCCATGAGTCTCTACGACCTTCTTGGCATACCGGAGACCGGCTCACTGCTCGAGATCAAGCAGGCATACAAGCAGCTAGCGCGGAAGTACCACCCCGACGTCTCGCCGCCCGAATTGGTGGAGGAGCACACGCAGCGGTTCATTCAGGTGCAGGAGGCCTACGAGACGCTCTCGGATCCTCGCCGCCGGGCGCTGTACGACCACCACGTCGCCTCCGGGCTCCACCTCGCCTTCGCCGCCCGCCGCAACGGCAGATTCGATGAG GAAATGGAGGACAGAGGCGAGTGGAAGGATCGGTGGCAGTCTCAGTTGTCGGAGCTCAAGAGAAGAAGCGTGCAAAAGGAGAATGCCGATGGCATGTCATGGGGTGCCAGGATGCGCAGAGAGAGGAACGGAGTATAG
- the LOC121796100 gene encoding protein ECERIFERUM 26-like, giving the protein MVSSPMTEGLIYDKKLSSVGPAYATDPDLVYEPGNMDLAMKLHYLRGIYYFERQAFEGLRILAIKEPMFDWLNKYPVTSGRFRRAESGRAYIKCNDCGVRFLEAKCDKTLEEWFQIRDASLENLLVSNQIIGPELGFSPLVLIQLTKFKCGGTSMGLSWAHVLGDAFSAAEFLNMLGRLVAGQDLGPPFDLAQSLTKSVISNDPPKVVDDPIAVKRVEPVGDNWLTPTTFKLEPFYFDVTPTQLDHLQSKVGPKFGPFEAISAITWKCIAKNRGQEMEPNVVTICKKSEKENKVYGMLGNTQVVSVVKADFPIVDAEPSVLAKLMREEAFDVRDKIDEAMERENGVVDYVVYGANLTFVSLEDAKFYDFEYRGQKPVRVSYRVDGVGDEGAVLVLPGPNEGGGRAVVAILPEEEIVGLQAELKKEGLIA; this is encoded by the exons atggtgtCTTCTCCCATGACTGAAGGCCTCATATACGACAAAAAACTATCCTCGGTCGGGCCGGCCTATGCGACCGACCCGGACTTAGTGTACGAGCCCGGCAACATGGACTTGGCCATGAAGCTCCACTACCTAAGAGGAATCTACTACTTTGAGAGGCAAGCTTTTGAGGGTTTGAGAATCCTTGCCATCAAGGAGCCCATGTTTGACTGGCTTAACAAGTACCCGGTCACGTCGGGCCGCTTTCGCCGGGCCGAATCGGGCCGGGCCTATATAAAATGCAATGATTGTGGGGTGAGATTTCTTGAGGCCAAATGTGACAAAACTCTAGAGGAATGGTTTCAAATTAGGGATGCATCTCTTGAGAACCTCCTTGTTTCCAACCAAATCATTGGGCCCGAACTTGGATTTTCACCTCTCGTTCTTATTCAG TTAACCAAATTTAAATGCGGCGGAACTTCAATGGGCTTAAGCTGGGCCCATGTTCTCGGCGACGCATTCTCCGCCGCAGAGTTTCTAAACATGTTGGGCCGCCTTGTTGCTGGACAAGATCTGGGCCCTCCATTCGACTTGGCCCAATCTCTCACAAAATCAGTGATCTCCAACGACCCGCCAAAAGTCGTGGATGATCCGATCGCGGTCAAACGGGTCGAACCAGTTGGTGATAATTGGCTGACACCCACAACATTCAAACTAGAGCCATTCTATTTTGATGTCACCCCAACACAATTGGACCATCTCCAATCAAAAGTAGGCCCTAAATTTGGCCCATTTGAGGCCATCTCAGCTATCACTTGGAAATGCATTGCCAAAAATAGGGGCCAAGAAATGGAGCCAAATGTTGTGACAATATGCAAGAAAAGTGAAAAGGAGAACAAGGTTTATGGCATGTTGGGTAACACACAAGTTGTGAGTGTGGTGAAGGCTGATTTCCCCATAGTGGATGCTGAGCCTAGTGTGTTAGCTAAATTGATGAGAGAGGAGGCCTTTGATGTAAGAGATAAAATTGATGAGGctatggagagagaaaatggagTGGTTGATTATGTGGTTTATGGGGCCAATTTGACATTTGTGAGCCTTGAAGATgccaaattttatgattttgagtATAGGGGGCAAAAGCCTGTCCGTGTTAGCTACCGGGTTGATGGAGTGGGCGACGAGGGGGCGGTGTTGGTGCTTCCGGGACCGAACGAGGGCGGAGGGAGGGCGGTGGTGGCGATCTTGCCGGAGGAGGAGATAGTAGGGCTTCAAGCGGAGTTGAAAAAGGAAGGGCTTATTGCATGa
- the LOC121796101 gene encoding myb-like protein X — MSRCFPFPPPGYERKHIPDDLDLLKEAKHKEKKHKKEKKDKEIKKDKERDGSDEKKHRDKKDRKEKHKEKKEKKEKHKDKRKDKEGCGKDKDKSSISEESTVAEKLEDRSGGKLQPKVHNKDRSGFGNEARSSSPFQGQDGGKPSQSFLSSQFNEESKFVQELDRRIRDDQRSGGSQLPERVAVLDNKDQEMVSRGAIRNSSGLLVAEKGDNKNKRTERQSDPQGVKNEFGGSKMMQSLIPNPKAKVEGVPKTVDEQNGRRWEEREKFKETGVVKQKDRVKEIPLKENDKDKEKKKEENAKIRKGDKNSSQCLFKNDGSNDPSSISGKHSVDLLKETYSNAGNEGNFRKRKDENTNGFLHESDIRPNKMQRLAPHQLTENGRKLDPFETPMKPSHNNHIIPNNARVDNRERLMNGFTGAHKPSPQKPKSSAVVAVVSNQITEASKVPGHDPPSVYKALKVPKIDDLIAEASRRPPHPDSKYLAEVLTVPKVEDWSEPDHQDWLFTEKGRAGMRKVEPVRDRDDQHVWSEAVHIESADICALPYVIPY, encoded by the exons ATGTCTCGCTGCTTTCCATTTCCACCGCCAGGATATGAAAGAAAGCACATCCCCGATGACTTGGACTTATTAAAAGAG GCGAAGCACAAAGAAAAAAAGCACAAAAAGGAGAAAAAGGATAAGGAAAtaaagaaagataaagagagagatgGAAGTGATGAGAAAAAACATAGGGACAAGAAAGAccgaaaagaaaaacataaggaaaagaaggaaaagaagGAAAAGCACAAGGACAAAAGGAAGGATAAGGAGGGTTGTGGCAAAGACAAGGACAAAAGCAGCATATCTGAAGAGTCTACAGTTGCTGAGAAACTTGAGGATAGAAGTGGAGGGAAGCTTCAGCCAAAAGTACACAACAAAGATAGAAGTGGTTTTGGGAATGAAGCAAGAAGTTCTAGCCCGTTTCAGGGTCAAGATGGTGGGAAGCCTTCACAAAGCTTTTTGTCTTCCCAGTTCAATGAGGAATCAAAATTCGTTCAGGAACTGGACAGGAGGATCAGGGATGATCAAAGGAGTGGTGGGAGCCAGTTACCAGAGAGAGTTGCTGTTCTGGACAATAAAGATCAAGAGATGGTATCAAGAGGTGCCATCAGAAACTCTTCAGGATTGCTGGTAGCGGAAAAGGGAGATAACAAAAATAAGAGAACTGAGAGACAAAGTGATCCTCAAGGGGTGAAAAATGAATTCGGTGGAAGTAAAATGATGCAGAGCCTTATCCCAAATCCCAAAGCTAAAGTTGAAGGGGTTCCGAAAACAGTGGATGAACAGAATGGGAGGAGGTGGGAAGAGAGGGAGAAATTTAAGGAAACAGGTGTTGTTAAGCAGAAAGATAGGGTTAAGGAAATCCCCTTGAAGGAAAATGACAAGgacaaagagaagaaaaaagaagagaatgCAAAGATTAGAAAAGGGGATAAGAATAGCAGTCAGTGCCTCTTTAAAAATGATGGGAGTAATGATCCCAGCAGCATTAGTGGTAAACATAGCGTGGACCTGTTGAAGGAAACCTACAGTAATGCTGGTAATGAAGGAAATTTCAGGAAAAGAAAAGATGAAAATACAAATGGTTTCCTCCATG AGAGTGATATCAGGCCAAATAAAATGCAAAGGCTTGCTCCTCACCAGTTGACAGAAAATGGAAGGAAACTCGATCCTTTCGAGACTCCCATGAAACCTTCTCATAATAATCACATTATCCCTAATAATGCTAGAGTGGATAATAGAGAGAGGTTGATGAATGGCTTCACCGGAGCCCATAAACCGTCTCCACAAAAGCCAAAATCTTCTGCAGTAGTAGCTGTGGTCAGCAACCAGATTACTGAAGCTTCAAAGGTACCTGGTCATGATCCCCCTTCTGTGTACAAGGCACTGAAGGTGCCGAAGATTGATGACCTAATAGCTGAAGCATCAAGAAGGCCTCCCCATCCTGATTCCAAGTACCTGGCCGAGGTACTAACAGTACCCAAGGTGGAGGACTGGTCTGAACCTGACCACCAGGACTGGCTGTTCACCGAGAAAGGTCGTGCAGGTATGCGTAAGGTGGAACCAGTCAGGGACAGGGACGACCAGCACGTGTGGTCAGAAGCTGTACATATTGAATCAGCAGATATTTGTGCTCTGCCTTACGTGATCCCTTACTGA
- the LOC121793872 gene encoding cytochrome P450 71A1-like, whose translation MQLIKRNTNKHSITMSLFLWISLPLILLYLLHKTTKPPKTLPPGPPRLPLIGNLHQFLFAGDLPTYLWKLSKKHGPIIHLKLGSISAIVVSSPKLSKQVLKIQDSSFCSRPTFLGQQKLSYNNMDMGFSPYGDYWREMRKMTSIHLLSAGKIQSFRPIREEEVSLMMAKIGKICDGEREGGVVDLSEMALSLGSSLICRIAFGRGHEDEESKKERRFGEILREAQGVLASLCVSDFFPWLSWVDRLNGYRDWIDATYEKLDVFYQEIIDDHLDPKRKNENEEEEDIVDILIKLKEEKSLSVDINIKALLVNIFTGATDTSAAATVWVMTALMKAPQIMNKLQQEIRNLAGKKGRVDEDDLPQLPYLKAVINETFRLHPPVPLLMRQAMQRCTLQGYQIEPKTVIYVNTWAVARDPDYWEDPDKFVPERFLDIDTDVVTGQDFGFLPFGAGRRMCPASLMGLVNVELAVANLVYCFDWEMPKGMKVKDIDVESLPGITVHKKIPLLLVPTRSGLA comes from the exons ATGCAACTTATCAAgagaaacacaaacaaacattcCATCACCATGTCACTATTTCTATGGATATCTCTTCCCTTAATCTTACTCTACCTTCTCCACAAAACCACCAAACCACCAAAAACCCTCCCACCGGGCCCACCACGCCTCCCGTTGATTGGAAACCTCCACCAGTTCCTCTTTGCCGGAGACCTACCCACATATCTATGGAAACTCTCCAAGAAGCACGGCCCCATCATTCACCTAAAGCTCGGCTCCATCTCCGCCATCGTCGTCTCTTCACCAAAACTATCcaaacaagtgttaaaaatCCAAGACTCATCGTTCTGCAGCAGGCCCACGTTTCTAGGACAGCAGAAGCTCTCTTACAACAACATGGACATGGGATTCTCTCCCTACGGAGATTACTGGAGAGAGATGAGGAAGATGACATCGATCCATCTCCTCAGCGCGGGCAAGATCCAATCCTTTCGTCCCATTCGCGAAGAGGAAGTCTCTCTTATGATGGCCAAGATCGGGAAGATCTGCGATGGTGAGAGGGAAGGTGGTGTTGTGGATTTGAGTGAGATGGCTCTCTCTTTAGGAAGCAGTTTGATATGTAGAATTGCTTTTGGAAGAGGGCACGAAGATGAAGAGTCGAAAAAGGAGAGAAGGTTTGGTGAGATTTTGAGAGAGGCTCAAGGTGTGTTGGCGTCTCTATGTGTGTCGGATTTCTTTCCTTGGTTGAGTTGGGTGGATAGGTTGAATGGATATAGAGATTGGATCGATGCAACTTACGAGAAGTTGGACGTGTTCTACCAAGAGATCATCGATGATCATCTTGATCCGAAGAGGAAGAATGagaacgaggaggaggaggatattGTTGATATATTGATCAAGCTTAAAGAGGAGAAATCTCTATCAGTTGATATCAACATCAAAGCTCTGCTAGTG AATATATTCACCGGGGCAACCGATACAAGTGCGGCGGCCACAGTTTGGGTGATGACGGCGTTGATGAAGGCACCCCAAATCATGAACAAACTACAACAAGAAATCCGAAATCTTGCCGGCAAAAAAGGCCGCGTAGACGAAGACGATCTCCCTCAACTTCCATACCTAAAAGCAGTCATAAACGAGACATTCCGATTGCATCCTCCGGTCCCACTGCTCATGCGACAAGCAATGCAAAGATGCACCCTACAAGGCTATCAAATCGAGCCCAAGACAGTGATTTACGTCAACACGTGGGCAGTTGCAAGAGATCCCGACTACTGGGAAGATCCAGACAAGTTTGTGCCGGAGAGGTTCTTGGATATCGACACTGATGTTGTGACAGGACAAGATTTCGGGTTCCTTCCATTTGGGGCGGGGCGAAGGATGTGCCCTGCGTCATTAATGGGACTTGTGAATGTGGAGCTTGCTGTTGCTAATTTGGTTTATTGTTTTGATTGGGAAATGCCAAAAGGGATGAAGGTGAAAGATATTGATGTGGAATCTCTTCCTGGGATTACAGTGCATAAGAAGATACCACTTCTTCTTGTACCTACAAGAAGTGGCCTTGCTTAA
- the LOC121793610 gene encoding glycine-rich RNA-binding protein 4, mitochondrial-like, which yields MACFNKFGATLRQSISASSAMSAQSSMFNAIRCMSSKLFIGGLSYGTDDRSLKDAFISFGEVTEARVITDRETGRSRGFGFVNFSCDESASSALSAMDGQELNGRNIRVSYAQERASRTSGFGGNYGGDRGSNDQF from the exons ATGGCTTGCTTCAACAAATTCGGAGCCACATTGAGGCAAAGCATTTCTGCGAGCAGCGCAATGAGCGCTCAATCTTCTATGTTTAATGCCATCCGTTGCATGTCCTCGAAGCTTTTTATTGGAG GTCTCTCGTATGGAACTGATGACCGGTCTCTGAAAGATGCTTTCATCAGCTTTGGTGAAGTTACAGAAG CAAGAGTTATCACTGACAGAGAAACTGGGAGGTCGCGAGGATTTGGCTTTGTGAATTTCTCATGTGATGAATCTGCATCTTCAGCACTCTCAGCCATGGATGGACAG GAGTTGAATGGTAGGAACATCCGTGTCAGTTATGCACAGGAAAGGGCTTCTCGCACTAGTGGTTTCGGTGGTAATTATGGTGGTGATCGCGGATCAAATGATCAGTTCTAA